One genomic window of Punica granatum isolate Tunisia-2019 chromosome 1, ASM765513v2, whole genome shotgun sequence includes the following:
- the LOC116189677 gene encoding CBS domain-containing protein CBSX5-like, whose protein sequence is MAVGLLSHSVSDLCLGKPALRPLPATASVGDAILALRSSSDPHLSVWSCDHRPNSSSSSLEVDAGAACRCVGKVCMVDVICYLCREDNLRRPGDALKAPVTEILPESSDASVRHLEPSSSLLEAIDIILQGAQNLVVPIQTKRSTRRKLPGKPLSASPTHHSNGLEFCWLTQEDVVRFLLSSIALFSPLPALSIDSLGLINPDFLAVDYDSPASSALGPISLSLAHQTSVAVTDSEGVLIGEISPFTLASCDETVAAAVATLSCGDLMAYIDCGGPPEDLVRVVKSRLREQNLIGLLEGFSFSSSSSSISSMLSSGSWCSSSSSDEESVGSPNGSLPRIGRQRSLGYSARMVRRSEAIVCHPKSSLVAVMIQAIAHRVNYVWVIEEDGSLVGIVTFSSMLEVFREHLELHDDGLGEL, encoded by the exons ATGGCAGTTGGGCTTTTATCCCACAGTGTGTCGGATCTCTGCCTCGGGAAGCCGGCGCTTCGGCCCCTCCCTGCCACCGCCTCCGTCGGCGACGCCATCCTTGCCCTCCGCAGCTCCAGCGACCCCCACCTCAGCGTATGGTCCTGCGACCACCGCCcaaacagcagcagcagctccCTTGAAGTTGATGCCGGTGCTGCTTGCAGGTGCGTGGGGAAAGTGTGCATGGTGGATGTGATCTGCTATCTCTGCCGGGAAGACAACCTCCGGCGTCCCGGTGACGCCCTCAAGGCCCCCGTGACGGAGATTCTGCCGGAATCGTCGGACGCCAGCGTAAGACACTTGGAGCCCTCCTCGAG CTTGTTGGAAGCCATTGATATCATCTTACAAGGAGCACAGAACCTTGTGGTGCCAATCCAAACCAAAAGAAGCACAAGAAGAAAGCTTCCCGGCAAGCCCCTCTCGGCCAGCCCGACCCACCACAGCAACGGCCTCGAGTTCTGCTGGCTCACCCAGGAAGACGTGGTCCGGTTCCTCCTCAGCTCGATCGCGCTCTTCTCCCCTCTTCCGGCCCTCTCCATCGACTCCCTCGGCCTCATAAACCCCGACTTCCTGGCCGTGGACTACGACTCCCCTGCATCCTCTGCCCTCGGGCCGATCTCCCTCTCCCTGGCCCACCAGACCTCGGTGGCCGTCACCGACTCGGAGGGGGTCCTCATCGGGGAGATCTCCCCCTTCACCCTTGCATCCTGTGACGAGACCGTGGCGGCGGCCGTCGCCACCCTCTCTTGCGGGGACCTCATGGCCTACATTGACTGTGGCGGGCCACCGGAGGACCTCGTCCGTGTGGTCAAGTCAAGGCTGAGGGAACAGAATCTGATAGGGCTGCTGGAAGGATTCTCCTTCAGCTCCAGCTCCTCCTCTATCTCCTCAATGTTGAGTAGTGGGAGCTGGtgttcatcgtcttcctcGGACGAGGAGAGCGTGGGTTCCCCAAATGGGTCGCTCCCAAGGATAGGAAGGCAGCGGTCATTGGGCTACTCGGCAAGGATGGTACGGCGATCCGAGGCCATAGTATGCCACCCAAAGAGCTCGCTGGTGGCCGTGATGATCCAGGCGATAGCGCACCGGGTGAACTACGTGTGGGTGATAGAGGAGGATGGTAGCTTAGTAGGGATTGTGACCTTCTCCAGCATGTTGGAGGTCTTCAGGGAACACCTGGAGTTGCATGATGATGGCCTAGGTGAACTTTGA